ATTTCTAACTGTATCTGGAGCTGAAATGTCTCCATCACTCAAACATAGAATATTGATAGTACTTTTATTAGTGAACCATTTTAATTTTGGTTTTTCAAAATCTCTGGTCCAACCACAGGAATTCTGGTTGAAAAAGCTAAGGGAGTCATTTTCATTTTCCATCTCTATTTTGGAAATCAAATTCTCGCCATAAGTTAATTCAAAGAATTCACGATCCGTTTCCACTATTTCCAATTCAATATCATCATAAATTAGGAGTTCATTAAAACTTCCAAAGTCATTAATTCTAATAGTAATTTCTTCTCCTGATTTTTTGAAGCAGTCAAAAGCTTCTTCAGAATCGCAAGCTGAACCAATAGTGATGAACAAAAATGCAAATACTAGTACGATATTTCTTCTTAAAATCTCCATCCAATTCCTATTTCTGCCTGTTCAGCGGTTGCTGCATGTGTTTTCAAAGCTACTTGTGCCAAAAAGTTTTCATGAAATTGATATTTCAAGCCATAGCGTTGGTAAATTGGCATATTTAATTTACTAGGATCATAAATGTACAGACCCAATTGAGTAATAAATCCTAGCTTTCCAAATTTCAACTCATGACCAATGAGTAGACCTAGACGCCTAAAGTCACGTATTTCTTCATTACGATTAATCCTAAACCAACTGGTTCTGATTTGTTCTTTTAAAGCATAACTATGAAAATATTCTAGGCCCAGTCCCCAATCGCTTTTAGCATTAACAAATTTTTGGCCGAACAAAAGGAGGTTGAAAAAGGGCATTGGTTTCCTTACTTGCAAAGTTCTGGTATTTCTTCCTCCACTTAGTAAGAGATATATTTGATAGGGAGGTGCATCTAAAGGCTTGATTTCGCGGGACTCATCTTCATTTGCAGATTTGATTTTATAAGATAAACCAATATTAGCTGTAATAATATTAACACCCCTGTTAGGGGCTCTTTGTGCTCCGTTGCTACTATGTGTAATGTTGAGATTCGGTGTAAAACTTATGTTTTCATTAAACTTTATTTCATAAGTTAATCTAGTTTGTAACAGATAAGTAATGGTGCTAGTCACCATATTGTTCTGGTTATTGGTTTCCCTGTCATAAGGATTTGTACTAAAAACCAATCCTGTACCAATGCGAAAATATAAGGCAGTATTTTCAGTTCTGCGAAGTGGTAAATCCATTGCTGCACTTCCCACCACTAAATGACCTAACTTTGGATTGTGTAAATTGTAATATGACAAGCCATAGCTGACCAAAGGTTTATTGTACAGGCTTTCCCATTCTCTTTTCCCATTTAGCTTTTGCTGCAAACTGAATTCAATTCCAGTGGGATGAGAATTGGCTAAATGACTCACGTATTCATTATGCTTGAGAATAAAGCCTTTAATGACTTGACCATTAAGATACCAATCATAACTTTGCGCTATCGTTGAAAAACTACAAAATAGTATGAGTACAGCAAGAATTAACTTTTTCAATATGTAAAATAATTAGACTGCAACGACTGCTTTAATATGTGGATGACATTGGTAGTCCACTAATTCGAAATCCTCAAATTTGAAATCAAATATGCTTTTAACATCTGGATTGATTTTCATTGTAGGAAGAGGGAAGGGCTCTCTGGAAAGTTGCAATTCTGTTTGTTCCAAATGATTGGAATATAAATGCGCATCTCCTAGCGTATGGATGAATTCTCCAACTTCTAAATCACAAACCTGAGCCACCATCATAGTTAAAAGTGCGTAAGATGCAATATTAAAAGGCACTCCCAAGAACACGTCTGCCGAGCGTTGATATAGCTGGCAGCTTAACTTACCATTCGCTACATAAAATTGAAATAGGGCATGGCATGGTGGTAAAGCCATGTTCGGAACATCAGATACATTCCATGCACTTACCATAATTCTTCTCGAATTAGGAGTATTTTTGATTTGATCAATTATTTGACTGATTTGGTCAATATGCTTTCCATCTGGTGTAGGCCAATTTCTCCATTGAGAACCATAGACAGGCCCTAATTCTCCATTTTCATCTGCCCATTCATCCCAAATCGATACGCCATTTTCCTTTAAATATTGAATGTTCGTTTCCCCTTTTAAAAACCAAAGCAATTCATGAATAATGGATCTTAAGTGCAGTTTTTTAGTAGTCACGACTGGAAAACCCTCCGATAAATCAAAACGCATTTGATACCCAAAAACGCTGATTGTACCGGTCCCGGTTCTATCGCCTTTTTGTGTTCCATTATCTAAAATGTGCTGCATTAGGTCGTGGTACTGTTTCATTTTGCTTTGATTTAATTGCTGTGTATTGAAATAATTTTTAAAGTTAATAAATGGCTGAAAATTACCTATGAAACATCATATAATATAATACAAAATGTGAAATTGTGACCAGTATCAAACGGGCAAATTCAATTCTATTTCTTTGTGATTTTTCTGTTTTAGTATATAGAAAATAGAATACTGCATAATAGGGGAGTGGCAATGCAATAAATGCCATTTCAGGAATTGGAAGTTTGCCCATTATGATTATTACCGCTGGGATCCAATAGATAAATGATGAAAATCGTTTTACTCTCTCTAAATCCATTTTCTTTAAAGTTTTTCGTATATAATAGCTGCGCCCTGGCCTACTCCTACGCACATAGTCGCCAATCCGTATTTAACATCACCTCTTTTTTGCATTTCATGTAAAAGTGTAGCTGAAATTCTAGTTCCGCTAGCACCCAAAGGATGACCTATTGCAATAGAACCACCATTGACATTTATGATATTTGGATTTAAATCCAAATCTTGTATGCAGGCAATAGATTGAGAAGCAAATGCTTCGTTCAATTCAATCAGATCAATATCCGATACCCTAAGTCCGGCCCTTTTCAATGCTTTTTGGGTAGCTGGCACTGGCCCTATTCCCATGGTATCAGGACTTACTCCTGCGATTGCCATGCTCACAACCCTCGCTATTGGTTTTAAATTGAATTTTTTTAATGTTTCCTCATTTACGATTAGGCTGGCGGCCGAACCATCATTTACGCCACTAGCATTTCCTGCGGTAACAGAGCCGTCCTTTTTGAAAGCAGGTTTTAATGAAGCTAATTTTTCAACAGAAGAGAGCCTTGGGTGCTCATCTTTATCGAATAATATATCATCTGTTTTTCTTTGAGGAATAGACACTGGAACTATTTCATTATCGAATTTTCCTGCTTTGTGTGCGGCATCATACTTAAGCTGGGAATTATGTGCAAATTCATCCTGTGCATCTCTGCTAATCTTCCATTTTTCTGCAACGTTTTCTGCCGTTTCACCCATTGCAAAAGGATAATGAATTTCTGCTAACTTGGGATTTATAAATCTCCATCCAATAGTGGTGTCGTAAACTTCCTGGACTCTGGAATAAGCTGTTTCTGCTTTTGCCATTACAAAAGGAGCGCGAGTCATGCTTTCAACCCCACCGGCTATAAATGCATCACCATCGCCTAACATGGTGGCCCTACTGGCGTCCATAATGGACTGCAAACCCGAAGCGCATAATCTATTGACAGTTATCCCGCCAACTTCTAAGGGTAAACCAGCCATTAATCCAGCCATTCTCGCCACGTTCCTGTTGTCTTCCCCTGCTTGATTGGCAGCGCCAAAAATGACATCCTCCAGTAATGATTTGTCAAAATTAGCTTGTCTTTCCAGTAGGCTTTTTATGATGTGTGCAGCCAAATCGTCTGGTCTTATACTACTTAAAGTGCCTCCGAATTTGCCAACCGGAGTTCGGGCTATATCTACAATGTATGCTGTGTTGATCATTTCCATAAATTTATAAAAGCGAAATTAAGCTTTTTAATTTCAAGCTAAAAATGAGAAGTGAAAATGTTATTCTTGTTGACACTTTTAATTATAAATCTAGTCAAATAGAAAGGGCAGACTGCTTGCACAATCTGCCCAATTCATCATCATCCATCATTTAGGGTCATCACTCCCCAAATATTTTTAGTTTTATCTTAAGCTTTTATATAAATCAGGACATTTCCCTCTATATTGTTTGCTTGGGTCTTTTCCTTTCCATTGAAATCGGTAAGACATTGTGAATTCGTTGGTGGCCCCGTAATTAATTTGTGCATTTTGTAAGCTGTGGTCGTAGCTATATCCTAAATTGAATTGTTGATAGGAAAAACCAATGGTAAAAACCATTGCCTGCTTCAGTCTGTACCATGTTCCTAATGTCAGGAAGTTGTTACTCCAATAGCCACCTACATTTAAATATTCCATAGCCGCTTGGTTTTCGTAAACAATAGATGGCGTGAGGGAATAAGCTTTTTTGCTGTAAGAATACTTTTGAAATCTATAAGCGATATGAGCAGAATATCTTCTCGGTAAAATAGCATCTGATTCTGGATTAAATCTTTCTTGAGGAGTGTTGATATGAGAAATATTTAATCCTGCCACTAACTTGTCTGTTGCATATACAAAACCTACACCAATATCCACCATATTGGTTCTGGACTGACCAAATCGTTCGGCTGTTGGGTAGCGGTCACTGCTACCTGCGCTAAGTTGATCTTCAAAAGTTAGGCCGCTCCAGTCAAATGATTTTTGAAAATAGTTTAAGGAAATACCACTACCGATTACAGCTCTATTATTTAATTCTATTCTGTGGGATAAGGTAGTACCTATTGCATTATTTTTGATGACCCCGTCCATTTGCTGGTCGTTAAGTGCATGTATGGCTAGACCCGATTGTTTGCCCAAAGGCGTATCAAATGAAAAATAAGAGGCGTTATAAGCCTGCAAGTTGCTCCATTGTTGTCTGTGGGCTAAAGTTAATCTGGGATTTCCTTCGGAACCTGCCAAGGCACTATTCAAATAAATAGGGTTGGCGTAAAACTGTGAGAAATAAACGTCTTGGGCTTTTGAATTCATTTTGAATCCTAACAAGAATGCTAAAATGGTCGGAATGATGAATACCTTTTTCATTTTGATTTATTTTGATGAATGATATTACAAATATGCGGGACAGTATCATCCTATAAATCGGCAGAAAACGGAAATAATAATTAGGGGAAATACTTAGGGGAGAAAAGAAACCTGAAATCTGAATGTAAAATGACAATTCTAGAATTTATGTAAAATAGTCTTTCTTAGGAGTGATAAGGAAGCATTATTAATCAGCTACCATATTTGATTTGTTTTTTCTCTCGACTTTAGTATGTTCTCTTGAAAAAGGTAATTAGGGCATTAATGACCTAATCAAATGGTAAACTTAAAGCAATCTACTTAACTTACCATCCTTCATTTGATGTCGTTCATCCGAAATAGCAGCAAGGTCTTTGTTATGCGTAACGATTACAAACGCCTGCCCAAATTCATCGCGTAATTTCAGGAATAGTGAATGAAGCTCTTCAGCATTTTTAGAGTCTAGATTGCCACTTGGCTCATCTGCAAATACGATAGACGGATTATTCATTAAGGCCCTCGCAACCGCCACTCTTTGTTGTTCACCACCACTAAGCTGACCTGGTTTATGATCTGCTCTTTTATCGATACCAAGAATTTTCATCAATTCTTTAGCTCTAGCTATCGAAGATTTCTCATCTATTTTGGAAATATAGGCGGGGATTAAAATGTTCTCTTCAGCGGTAAATTCAGGCAAAAGATTATGGAACTGAAAAATAAAACCAATGGAGCTATTACGGAAATTGGATAATTTACTTCCGGAAAGCTTACTAATATCATGATCATTGAAAAAAAGTTCGCCACTGTCGGCCTGATCTAAAGTTCCTAAAATATGTAATAAGGTACTTTTTCCAGCACCACTGGGCCCCACGATAGCATTAATTTTTGCTGCATCTAGCTTGAAATCAATACCGTCTAAGACTTTTAAGTCTCCGTAATGCTTTTGAATATTTTCAGCTCTCAATATACTCATGGCTCAAAGATAATGAAAACAAGAAATTTGAAATATGAAAGTTGAATTATCTGGAATATGAAAATAAAAAAAATTCAATCATCAGCATCCTATTTTAAATCTTGTTGTACAAAACCAACTTGAAAAGCTGCAAACCTGCAAAGCTGCTCACCTAAAAACTAATCCGCCTAAAAACCCCAACCCTTGCCCACCTCAATACATCAACACTTTTTCACTTGAATATTGCCAATTCTGGTTGAATAATAATATTTAATGCCGTACATTCGCACAAAAATTATCCAAGAATGAACATACACGAATATCAAGCTAAAGGAATACTTGAAAAGTACGGAGTAACCATTCAGAAAGGAATTGTTGCCGATACACCGGAAGAAGCTACTGAAGCTGCCAAAAAGCTCAATCAAGAGACTGGTACTGAGTGGTATGTGCTAAAAGCACAAATCCATGCAGGAGGAAGAGGAAAAGGAAAAGTGAAAGAAACAGACTCAAATGGTGTTGTATTGGCCAAAAGCTTAGAAGATGTTGCCCCAAAATCTAAGGCTATCTTAGGTGGTACATTGGTAACTCATCAGACTGGTGAAGAAGGAAAAGTTGTCAATAAATTATTGATAGCTCAGGATGTTTATTATCCTGGTGAAAATGAGCCAAAGGAATATTATGTTGGTATATTACTAGACAGAGCCAAAGGATGTAATGTAATCATGGCATCTACAGAAGGTGGAGTTGATATTGAAGATGTTGCAGAAAATACACCAGAGAAGATTATTAAAGAGTGGATCGACCCTAGAGTTGGTTTACAAGGATTTCAGGCAAGAAAAGTTGCTTTTAAGTTAGGCTTGGAAGGGGATGCTTTCAAAAATATGGTGAAATTCATTCATTCACTATACAATGCTTATGATGCAACTGATTCATCGATGTTTGAAATCAATCCAGTCCTTAAAACTTCTGATAATAAAATTTTAGCAGTTGATGCAAAAGTGAATTTGGATGATTCTGCATTGTTCAGACATAAGGATCTTGCGGAAATGCGTGATAAGTCAGAAGAAGATCCGGCTGAAGTTGAAGCGGCTGAATCAGGCTTGAATTATGTAAAATTAGATGGTAATGTGGGTTGTATGGTAAATGGTGCCGGACTTGCAATGGCCACTATGGATATCATTAAACTATCAGGTGGTGATCCTGCTAACTTCTTGGATGTAGGGGGAAGCGCAAATGCGCAAACTGTTGAAGCAGGTTTTAGAATCATCTTGAAAGACCCTAAAGTTGAAGCTATCTTGATCAACATCTTTGGCGGTATCGTTCGTTGCGATAGAGTGGCTAAAGGCGTGGTAGAAGCTTATAAAAACATAGGAGACATTAAAGTGCCAATCATAGTGCGTTTACAAGGAACAAATGCAGAAGAAGGCGCAAAAATCATAGAAGAGTCAGGTTTGAAAGTTACTTCTGCCATTGTATTGAAAGATGCAGCAGAAAGAGTAAAAGAAGCTCTAGCTTAATTACGAATTATGAATTGAATAATTACGAATTACGAATGGCAATACTAAAATTCGTAATTCGTAATTCACTAATTCTTAATTAGAAATGCACCCGTAGCTCAACTGGATAGAGTATCGGATTTCGGCTCCGAGGGTTGGGGGTTCGACTCCCTTCGGGTGTACTATTTCATAAGTAAAGTCTCTCAAATTAATTTTTGAGAGACTTTTTTATTTTAGTATTTTTTAAAATAAATTAAGCTTCATTTAGTGCTTAATCATCTAATCTCCGATGCCATGCAGGTAATATAAACAAATCCACTTTCCTAGTTGTTTTCATCGCATTAGTAAGAATATATAAATAATGCATAATGTTCAAATTTATATTTATCAGTTTAATCCTATTTACAATGCATACCAACATAATCTTTGATTTCGATTCCAATAAAGATATAAATACCTGGAGTGTAGTGGATGATGCCGTAATGGGAGGGATGTCAAATGGAACTTTTCAGTTATCTAAGGATGGTCATGGAGTGTTCACTGGATATGTAACTACGGAAAATAATGGAGGTTTTTCCTCTGTTCGATATGAGTTTGAAAAGATGAGTGTGGAAGGCTATGAAAATGTGGTGATAAAATTGAAAGGTGATGGAAAAGATTACCAGTTTAGAATAAAAGCTAGTAGAAGCGATTACTATTCCTACATTAGGGAATTCTCTACCACAGGTGAATGGGAAGAAATATCAATCCCTCTCAGTGATTTTTACCCTTCTTTTAGAGGTAGGAAACTGAATATGTCTAATTTCTCTAGGAACTCAATTGAAGAAGTCGCCTTTTTAATTGGGAATAAGAAAAAGGAGAGTTTCCGCTTAATCATTGATAAGATTGAGTTGAAGTAAAAGCAATAGAATTAAATCTTTTGGTTCTACATTATCCCTAGGATCAACCCAATAATCAAAGAATTCATCCCTAAACCCACTCTGGTCTTAGGGTCTCCATAAGGCCAAAACCTTTCCTTTCCTATAGAAATCCCCAACAAAAACGATTATCTTGGCGCCTTGCACCTGGACAACGGCAATTTGGATTTTATGATGCACCAAGAAGGACTGCTCATTCTTGCTGATGAAGCATTACCTGGGAACTGGTCCATATCTTTAATGAAGTTATGTTTAATATAATCGAGACTTGCTTGCTTTATAATTCAATTACTCCCTCCATATATTGAATTGCTTTTCCTTTGATCAAGACTCTATCGTTTTGTAATTCACAAATTAATTGGCCCTCTCTTTCTGAAATTTGATGGGCACTAAAATGAGTTTTATTTAATTTTTCTGCCCAGAAAGGAACAAGCGTGCAATGAGCCGAACCCGTGACAGGATCTTCAAAGATAGTGGCTTGAGGTACAAAAAGACGAGAAACAAAGTCTACTTCACTGCGATCAGCTCTAGCAGTTACAATTATTCCTCCGGGATCAATATTGATTTGGTTTAATAGCTGCTGATTGGGTTTTAGGTTACGTATTTCTTCTTCACTATCGTATAATAATAAATAATCACGTGCTTTCCATACCTCCTTAGGTTGTATGTTTAAAGAATCTGAAATGATAGTAGGAAGAGAAGACGGTGCTGCTGGCCTAGATGGAAAATCTAATTCGTAAAACTTTCCTGTTCTTTGAACCTTCAAGGTGCCGCTTTGGGTTTCAAAGGTTATGGAATCCAGAGCTGTTTCAATATGGTTCATGATTACAAAAGCTGATGCTAAGGTGGCATGCCCGCACAAGTCCATTTCGAATTCAGGTGTAAACCATCTTAATTGGTATTGGCCTGACTTAATCTTTACAAAGAATGCTGTTTCAGCTTGATTATTCTCGATAGCTATTTGTTGGAGTACCTTATCATTTAGCCAATTCTCCAGCGGACAAACAGCAGCTGGATTCCCCCCAAATAATTGATCAGTAAAAGCATCAATCTGATAAATCGGAATTTTCATTATTTACCTGTTTTTAATAGGTGATTATACATACAATTATTTGTTTCTTTCCCCACACTGCTTGAATTACTTTGCCTAAGTTATTGAGCAAGTTTTGGCAAAGGAATCTCATTCCATTATCTTTCTCTTGGATTAATATCCACGTATAGTTCTAGATATTTATTTTCTATTACAGGTTTATAGATTTTGCTATCCCTAGCGGGATGCTTTTTAAGCATCTCTTTTGGTCTTGTAGGCCGCTTTTCAAAACCTCCGCCACAATTAGGACAGACATTCTGCAGAACATTTTCGACACAATCTTTACAGAATGTACATTCATAGGTACATATCATTGCCTCGCTACTATCGTTTGAAAGTTGTTTGTTACAATTTTCACAATTCAATCTTATTTCTAACATAAGTTATTTTTTAGGTTGACCAACATATTGGTTCGTGCTTTCAGTTGGAAAATTTATGAGCTCTTTGTCTCAGTTCTTACTATTCTATTCACTCCAAATCCCATTTTTAAACAATTGAAACCACTTTTCAATACTGCTTTCATAAAGTTCAATAAACTCAAAAACATGTTTTGAAAACTCAATCGGAGCGATGCCATTGGCTGTAATTATATTGTCATCAGTAACTGAAAGTGTATTTTGATAATTTTCATCTCCCTTGTATTTTGGGGCACTTGATTTCAGATAGTAAAGATCATTGCTGGTATGTTTTATACCATTTAATATGCCCAATTGACCAAGGAAAGTAGTCGCCCCACATATTGCAGCAATAGGCTTTTCAGCCTCGATTAGCTCTACTAGCATTGCTTCCAGAGCATTATTAGATCCCTTTTCCCAAGCATCACCTCCGGGTAGCACTAATAGGTCAATGTCTTCAATAATTAGATTTTCTAGCGAAATGCTGGGTTGTATTTGAAGCCCCCCTGCAGAAGATACCATGCTACCGGACTGAGAAAAGTAAACTAAATCCCAATCCTTGCTTTTCTTTAACTCAGGAGTTAAAAATGCAATCTCCCAATCTGAATACCCGTCAAATAAAAATATATATGCTTTTTTCATTTCTTGATCTATTTTATTTCATAAAGTACTGCCAATTTGTTAAATGCTTATTTTTAATCCTACACTGATTTAGATTAGCGCTCATGGCCATAGATGATTTCGACCTGAGGGAACATTTCATGAAAACTTCTTAACTGATTTAAGCTGTTTACTGCAGCTTTTTGATCATCCACCCATCCTGGTTCTATATTGTTTTTAAAGCCGTACTTAGTATGACTGGCGTCACCGGTTAAAAGTATGGAACCTTCTGTGGTATTTAATAAATACGACAGATGACCTTTAGAGTGACCAGGTGTATGAATTGCTAATATTGATCCATCACCAAATATATCCATTACATAATCAAAAGGTTTTTTGCTGAATCCTTCCGCCCAATCCATTTCGTAAAGTATTGATTTAGAAGTTAGATGGTTGGAGCTATATAAAAAAGGTAAATCGAGGTATTTATCTCCTTTTCCAATGTATTTAGGTATAGAACGATCAATCTCGGGCATTCCAGCAGTATGATCTCCATGTAAATGCGTAAAGAATATTCCTTTGATCTCTTTGTTTTCTCTTTGTAATTGTGCGCCAATATTCTGACCTGAAGTCTGTTTTGACTCGATAATATAATTAGAGGCCAAAAATCCGTTAATATTACCATCCTTTTGGAAGGAACTATCTAGTCCCGTATCAATAATGTACCAGCCTCTATCTTGATGATGGAACATGAAAACAAATACATCTACCCATAAAAACTCTTTTAATTTACTTTTATCGTCTAATTTATCAGTATTTAACATCCCACTGCGAGGGACTTTAACAGACCCTGTTTTAAGTACTTTAAATTGATCGATGGCTGAATTATTAGCTAATATTTCTCCCCAGGCTTTCTCGGATAACTCGGTGGCAGGAAGCTTATAATTTTTTCTACTCGGGTTTTCTCCACTGTTCAAAATAAACACTAGATTGATAGCAATAACTACTACCGATACGATTAGCACAATTAATGATATTCTGTTTGTCTTACTCATAACTTTGTATTTTCTTTTTTACAAAGCTATTGCTAGTGGGGAATGGAAACTTGAACGAATTTGCTATTCTTAGTTAGTAGGGACGGAGGAATCCCTATCATTTTAGTAAAAGTTCTTGTCATATGGGCTTGGTCGGCAAACCCAGCTTGGTAAGATGCAGCAGTGAGGGGTTCTCCCTGCATAACCATTTCAATTACGATTTGAAGTCTGTGCCATAAAATGTAATTACGAATCGGCAAGCCCATCACTTCTTTGAAAAGGTGTAGCAATCTACTTTCACTGAGGTGAGCTACTTCCATCAAGCTTTCTGTATTTAGATTTTGATGAATATTTTCAGAAATATATTCTACCACATTGGTGATCCGTTCGTCCTTTCGAGAAACATTTTCGTCTACCGTTAAATAGAAAGCCTCATGGATCATAGTTCGAATTGCTGACCAGTTTTTATGATTAAGATTTTCTAAAAATGTATTGATATCCATTGCATCAAGAGTAGTTAAAGAAATATCAATTATAGCATGTTTTTTCAATTGATTATTCAATATCCATTCTCCCAGACTGGACTCGGGATCAATTTCGATGCTGATTATGGGAATATTGCTGGCGTCACACTCATGAGGAAAATTCGGCGCAATTAATAGACCCTTTTTATTTACCCATTTACCTAAATGATCCTTTGATAAAAAATTGTCACTCACGGCTACCACAACTTGAATTATAGGGTGGCTGTGATTTGTGATAGTTCGAGGGTGGCTGCCGTAAAACACCCTCATATCTTTCCATATTATAAAGTGATTCATAGTATTTTTATTTCCCTGAGCTAATTGGTTTAGGGAATAGATCTAGGACTCTTATTCCTATTTATAAATGTAATACTCAAATGCTTAATGAATTTAGCTATTACTTTTTCACTTTTCTAAAAATTCTATTCATATCTTTGGATCTCCGCTAAAGGAAATTTTCACTTAGTAGTACCTTTGAATTTTCTTCTGAATTTGAATAGCGTCTGTCTGAAATTGAAATCAATATTTTAAGGTAGAATATATGAAACAATTTTAAATCATGTCACCACCACAACTTTAAAAACACTTTTGGAAAGAGTGCTAGGCCTGTTGCAACTGTTTCTTCTTCCTCTTTCTTCCAATCATGAATTCCTTCATCTCTTTCAATCAATTTCATAGCTTCTAAAACAGTATCATCATTTTCAACTTGCTTTTTATCCCTTGCTAATCTCTTATTCGCTATTTCTTGATATCATTCCAATCGGGGAATGATAAAACTAGCAATGGTGTGATCGAGGCCCCATGTTTCACTCTCGTCAAACCCTCTCTCGATTCTTTGCTGTTTAAACTTCTCTTTCATTATCTTTTTCTGTGATAGAAAACAGACATTGGGTATATTCAGGTCTTTTGTGTCAATTCATTCTGATTTCATAAGAAATTATTTTAGTATTTTTTAAAATAAATTTAGCTTTATTTAGTGCTTAATCATCTAATCTCCGATGCCATGCAGGTAATATAAACAAATCCACTTTCCTAGTTGTTTTCATCGCATTAGTAAGAATATATAAATAATGCATAATGTTCAAATTTATATTTATCAGTTTAATCCTATTTACAATGCATACAAACATAATCTATGATTTTGATTCCAATAAAGCTATAAATACCTGGAGTGTAGTGGATGATACCGTAATGGGAGGGATGTCAAATGGAACTTTTCAGTTATCTAAGGATGGTCATGGAGTGTTCACTGGATATGTAACTACGGAAAATAATGGAGGTTTTTCCTCTGTTCAATATGAGTTTGAAAAGATGAGTGTAAAAGGCTACAATAAAGTAGTGCTTAGATTAAAAGGAGATGGGAAAAAATATCAATTTAGAATTAAGGCAAGTCAAAGCGATTATTATTCCTACATTAATGAGTTTCCCACTTCTGGCGAATGGCAGGAAATTTCAATTCCTTTGCACGAGATGTCCCCGTCATTTAGAGGTCGAAAGTTAGATATGCCCAATTTTTCTGGAGATTCGATTGAACAGCTGGTATTTTTGATTGGCAATAAGAAAAAAGAAAGCTTCCGCTTGATTATTGATAAGATTGAATTGCAGTAAGAATAATTTCCTCTTTATCCTTAATTTTAAGGCACTTCTACAATTAATAGTTTTTAGTAATAATAGCAGAA
This is a stretch of genomic DNA from Marivirga harenae. It encodes these proteins:
- the sucC gene encoding ADP-forming succinate--CoA ligase subunit beta — translated: MNIHEYQAKGILEKYGVTIQKGIVADTPEEATEAAKKLNQETGTEWYVLKAQIHAGGRGKGKVKETDSNGVVLAKSLEDVAPKSKAILGGTLVTHQTGEEGKVVNKLLIAQDVYYPGENEPKEYYVGILLDRAKGCNVIMASTEGGVDIEDVAENTPEKIIKEWIDPRVGLQGFQARKVAFKLGLEGDAFKNMVKFIHSLYNAYDATDSSMFEINPVLKTSDNKILAVDAKVNLDDSALFRHKDLAEMRDKSEEDPAEVEAAESGLNYVKLDGNVGCMVNGAGLAMATMDIIKLSGGDPANFLDVGGSANAQTVEAGFRIILKDPKVEAILINIFGGIVRCDRVAKGVVEAYKNIGDIKVPIIVRLQGTNAEEGAKIIEESGLKVTSAIVLKDAAERVKEALA
- a CDS encoding CIA30 family protein, which gives rise to MHTNIIFDFDSNKDINTWSVVDDAVMGGMSNGTFQLSKDGHGVFTGYVTTENNGGFSSVRYEFEKMSVEGYENVVIKLKGDGKDYQFRIKASRSDYYSYIREFSTTGEWEEISIPLSDFYPSFRGRKLNMSNFSRNSIEEVAFLIGNKKKESFRLIIDKIELK
- a CDS encoding PhzF family phenazine biosynthesis protein, with the translated sequence MKIPIYQIDAFTDQLFGGNPAAVCPLENWLNDKVLQQIAIENNQAETAFFVKIKSGQYQLRWFTPEFEMDLCGHATLASAFVIMNHIETALDSITFETQSGTLKVQRTGKFYELDFPSRPAAPSSLPTIISDSLNIQPKEVWKARDYLLLYDSEEEIRNLKPNQQLLNQINIDPGGIIVTARADRSEVDFVSRLFVPQATIFEDPVTGSAHCTLVPFWAEKLNKTHFSAHQISEREGQLICELQNDRVLIKGKAIQYMEGVIEL
- a CDS encoding DUF1272 domain-containing protein, whose translation is MLEIRLNCENCNKQLSNDSSEAMICTYECTFCKDCVENVLQNVCPNCGGGFEKRPTRPKEMLKKHPARDSKIYKPVIENKYLELYVDINPRER
- a CDS encoding type 1 glutamine amidotransferase family protein, with product MKKAYIFLFDGYSDWEIAFLTPELKKSKDWDLVYFSQSGSMVSSAGGLQIQPSISLENLIIEDIDLLVLPGGDAWEKGSNNALEAMLVELIEAEKPIAAICGATTFLGQLGILNGIKHTSNDLYYLKSSAPKYKGDENYQNTLSVTDDNIITANGIAPIEFSKHVFEFIELYESSIEKWFQLFKNGIWSE
- a CDS encoding MBL fold metallo-hydrolase, whose translation is MSKTNRISLIVLIVSVVVIAINLVFILNSGENPSRKNYKLPATELSEKAWGEILANNSAIDQFKVLKTGSVKVPRSGMLNTDKLDDKSKLKEFLWVDVFVFMFHHQDRGWYIIDTGLDSSFQKDGNINGFLASNYIIESKQTSGQNIGAQLQRENKEIKGIFFTHLHGDHTAGMPEIDRSIPKYIGKGDKYLDLPFLYSSNHLTSKSILYEMDWAEGFSKKPFDYVMDIFGDGSILAIHTPGHSKGHLSYLLNTTEGSILLTGDASHTKYGFKNNIEPGWVDDQKAAVNSLNQLRSFHEMFPQVEIIYGHER
- a CDS encoding helix-turn-helix domain-containing protein; amino-acid sequence: MNHFIIWKDMRVFYGSHPRTITNHSHPIIQVVVAVSDNFLSKDHLGKWVNKKGLLIAPNFPHECDASNIPIISIEIDPESSLGEWILNNQLKKHAIIDISLTTLDAMDINTFLENLNHKNWSAIRTMIHEAFYLTVDENVSRKDERITNVVEYISENIHQNLNTESLMEVAHLSESRLLHLFKEVMGLPIRNYILWHRLQIVIEMVMQGEPLTAASYQAGFADQAHMTRTFTKMIGIPPSLLTKNSKFVQVSIPH
- a CDS encoding CIA30 family protein, whose translation is MHTNIIYDFDSNKAINTWSVVDDTVMGGMSNGTFQLSKDGHGVFTGYVTTENNGGFSSVQYEFEKMSVKGYNKVVLRLKGDGKKYQFRIKASQSDYYSYINEFPTSGEWQEISIPLHEMSPSFRGRKLDMPNFSGDSIEQLVFLIGNKKKESFRLIIDKIELQ